A genomic window from Algoriphagus sp. Y33 includes:
- a CDS encoding TolC family protein, with amino-acid sequence MKKLSLLLLLSIFGTSLYAQSNEALDLEKAITIGLEKNLDVKIAVETIALQEGNQRIGAGDYLLPVLDAVYTRTYSTEDVEQVFATDPDPRTIDNAKSRSKNFSMAAIYGFRPESFIVMKRLGVLTEISELDAKIAVENTVAGISSAYYTLVLELQRYEVLERTLELSQARLDIAEAQYSLGGAGKRDFLTAEVDYNSDLSLLLGQEQVIQNARVNLNELMALNPDEHFTVNDTILIGEPLLLQDLEENAFLENKNYLITQRQENVAYLQMKELRASRLPVINLNGTYSTNTSNSDAGILTQNQRSGFNYGGNIQLNIFNGFTLNRRIQNAKVQQKIQSYAVDQYEIQLRSDIHRAFNTYITNRNLLEVERKNYAVAKESSEIALERFRLGIASYLEFRDAQVNLLTAENRLITSIFNIKEQEIELRRLSGKIFFQNSSESFVLPSED; translated from the coding sequence ATGAAGAAACTAAGCCTATTGCTCTTATTGAGTATTTTCGGAACAAGCCTATATGCCCAAAGTAATGAAGCTCTGGATTTGGAGAAAGCTATTACCATTGGTTTGGAAAAAAACCTTGATGTGAAAATTGCTGTAGAGACAATCGCACTTCAAGAGGGAAATCAACGCATAGGTGCGGGGGATTACCTTTTGCCGGTTTTGGATGCTGTATATACACGAACATATAGCACGGAGGATGTGGAGCAGGTTTTTGCCACTGATCCTGACCCCAGAACCATAGACAACGCAAAATCCCGGTCAAAAAATTTCAGTATGGCCGCTATTTATGGTTTCCGGCCAGAGAGTTTTATTGTCATGAAGCGTTTGGGGGTTTTGACTGAAATCTCTGAGTTGGACGCAAAAATCGCTGTGGAAAACACAGTTGCAGGTATTTCCTCTGCCTACTACACCTTGGTGTTGGAGCTTCAGCGATATGAAGTTTTAGAACGTACTCTTGAGCTCAGTCAAGCCAGATTAGATATAGCGGAAGCGCAGTATTCACTAGGGGGAGCGGGGAAGCGGGACTTTCTTACCGCTGAGGTGGATTACAATTCGGATTTAAGTTTACTGCTGGGACAGGAGCAAGTGATTCAAAATGCTAGAGTTAATCTTAATGAATTGATGGCTTTAAACCCTGATGAACATTTCACAGTGAATGATACTATCCTTATAGGAGAACCATTGCTTTTGCAGGACTTGGAGGAAAATGCTTTTCTGGAAAATAAGAACTATTTAATCACGCAACGCCAGGAAAATGTGGCATATCTTCAGATGAAAGAACTTCGGGCTTCAAGACTTCCGGTGATCAATCTTAATGGAACGTATTCAACGAATACTTCCAACTCAGATGCTGGAATACTGACGCAGAACCAGCGATCCGGATTTAATTACGGAGGCAATATTCAGTTGAATATCTTCAATGGGTTTACCCTAAACAGAAGGATCCAAAATGCGAAAGTTCAGCAGAAAATCCAGTCTTATGCAGTGGATCAATACGAGATTCAGCTCCGCTCTGACATTCACCGTGCTTTCAACACATACATCACCAACCGAAACTTATTGGAGGTAGAGCGAAAGAATTATGCCGTAGCTAAAGAAAGCTCCGAAATCGCCTTGGAAAGGTTTAGATTGGGGATTGCTTCTTACCTTGAATTCAGGGATGCGCAGGTGAATTTACTTACTGCGGAGAACAGATTGATTACATCAATTTTTAATATCAAGGAGCAAGAAATCGAATTGAGAAGGCTTTCCGGGAAGATTTTTTTCCAAAACAGCTCAGAGAGTTTTGTATTGCCTTCAGAAGATTAG
- a CDS encoding transporter substrate-binding domain-containing protein — translation MKKVLILFSSILTLLLFGVQCTFIEKNFGSVIRKEAYLLDLQGIQNRGFIRAAVDNNSTGYYIYRGRRMGYEYELLRDLAKRLNVQLHLVMVSDIDRAFEYLNDGKVDLMAMNLEKNMERAEKASFSLPLGKMNTVLVGNESSGKITSWDQLASDTIYVREGTIYKSQLCSIKDSLQLNYTIIPTLEHEETLIDQVAEGKIKWTIADQNIAQANATYYGGLDISWKVRAESDVAWMVRESSPKLLASLNHWLEDKQERFIPDLYAKYFLNSKNSYFRSNSPFSSLAGNQISVYDDIIKNGAEQLGWDWRLLASLVYKESRFDTVATSYAGAKGLLQLMPVTLERFGVDNPNDPSQSLMGGVRYLRYLDKFWMERVPDTGERLKFVLASYNIGHGHVEDAWRLTLKYGKNTQAWSSVSKFLELKSDPDYYRDPIVKSGFAKGHLAVNYVKDVMSVFESYKALVEP, via the coding sequence ATGAAAAAAGTACTAATTCTGTTTTCCTCAATATTGACTCTGCTTCTTTTTGGTGTACAGTGCACCTTCATTGAGAAGAATTTTGGTTCTGTAATCAGAAAGGAAGCCTACTTGCTTGATCTTCAAGGGATCCAAAATCGTGGATTTATCCGTGCAGCAGTGGATAATAATTCTACCGGCTATTACATCTATCGTGGACGGAGAATGGGCTATGAGTATGAGCTTCTCCGAGATCTTGCCAAAAGATTGAATGTCCAATTGCATTTAGTCATGGTGTCGGATATAGATAGGGCCTTCGAATACCTGAACGATGGTAAAGTGGATTTGATGGCCATGAACCTTGAAAAGAATATGGAGAGAGCTGAAAAAGCATCTTTTTCACTTCCTCTGGGAAAAATGAACACAGTTCTGGTGGGCAATGAATCTTCCGGAAAAATTACTTCCTGGGATCAACTTGCTTCCGACACTATATATGTTCGCGAAGGGACAATTTATAAATCACAACTTTGCAGCATTAAAGATTCACTTCAGCTGAATTATACAATTATTCCCACTCTCGAGCATGAAGAAACGCTAATTGATCAAGTGGCCGAGGGCAAGATCAAATGGACTATAGCTGATCAGAATATTGCCCAAGCGAATGCGACCTACTATGGGGGATTGGATATCTCTTGGAAAGTCCGGGCTGAAAGCGACGTGGCTTGGATGGTGAGGGAGAGTTCGCCCAAACTTTTGGCTTCATTGAATCACTGGTTGGAAGATAAGCAAGAGCGATTCATTCCTGATTTGTATGCTAAGTATTTTCTAAATTCTAAAAACAGCTATTTTAGAAGTAATAGTCCCTTTTCCTCTTTGGCAGGCAATCAGATTTCTGTATATGATGACATTATCAAAAATGGAGCGGAACAGCTAGGCTGGGATTGGCGGTTGTTGGCCTCCTTGGTTTATAAAGAGTCGAGATTTGATACGGTAGCTACCTCTTATGCCGGTGCAAAGGGATTGCTTCAATTGATGCCAGTCACTCTAGAGCGATTTGGGGTAGACAATCCTAACGATCCCTCACAATCTTTAATGGGAGGAGTTCGGTATTTGAGATATCTGGATAAATTTTGGATGGAAAGGGTGCCTGATACCGGTGAGCGTTTGAAATTCGTGTTGGCTTCTTACAATATTGGCCATGGACACGTGGAAGATGCTTGGAGATTGACTTTGAAATATGGGAAGAATACGCAGGCTTGGTCTTCAGTGTCGAAATTCTTGGAATTGAAAAGTGATCCCGATTATTACCGGGATCCTATTGTCAAAAGCGGCTTCGCCAAAGGGCATTTGGCAGTCAACTATGTCAAAGATGTGATGAGTGTATTCGAATCGTACAAGGCACTGGTAGAGCCTTAG
- a CDS encoding RidA family protein, with translation MESPESNFSKLSLSLPPAPKPLGVYKPCLIDGKYLYLSGHGTVQDDGSLIMGRIGEQLDIEEGKLAARQVGLAMLATIKANLGSLNRVKRVIKVLGMVNCVSTFERHPYVINGCSELFAQVWGEEYGIGVRSAVGMGTLPDNIPVEIEAMFELHEGA, from the coding sequence ATGGAATCTCCTGAAAGTAATTTCTCAAAATTGAGCCTCTCTCTTCCACCAGCTCCGAAACCTCTGGGTGTATATAAGCCCTGTCTGATTGACGGCAAATATCTATACCTATCAGGTCATGGTACAGTACAGGATGACGGCAGCCTGATAATGGGAAGAATCGGTGAACAGCTTGATATAGAAGAAGGGAAACTTGCTGCAAGACAGGTAGGACTGGCGATGCTTGCTACCATCAAAGCAAATCTTGGCTCTCTCAATCGTGTGAAACGTGTGATAAAAGTCTTGGGTATGGTCAACTGCGTGTCTACTTTCGAACGCCATCCCTATGTGATCAACGGATGCAGCGAGTTGTTCGCACAGGTTTGGGGAGAGGAATATGGGATAGGCGTACGATCCGCTGTTGGAATGGGGACGCTACCCGATAATATCCCAGTGGAAATAGAAGCAATGTTTGAACTACATGAAGGTGCTTAA
- a CDS encoding gluconate:H+ symporter — protein sequence MTIILVLLSIAILVLLIVWAKLNPFLAFLISSIVAGFLLGLPADQIAGSVQRGMGGLLGDLVIVIVMGAMLGKLVAESGAAQKIAGVLMKIFGEKHITWAMSFTGLIVGIPLFYNVGFVLLVPLAFTVAYQYKISAVYVGIPLLAALSVTHGFLPPHPSPAALVAQFDANMGLTLFYGFSIAIPTIVIAGPLFARTLKNMKASPLKTFQAETKPESELPSSANSFFTALLPVFLLVGTTALNLNISEESNLAPIVAFVADPGIVMLISVLIATYTLGLRRNFGMKQIMEIYTVATKDIAMILLIVAGAGALKQIFTDTGVSLVIAEGLQSWDIHPLILAWIITAIIRVCVGSATVAGLTTAGIIAPLVTTMNVDPNLLVLSIGAGSLMFSHFNDAGFWMYKEFFNVSIKDTIKSWSLMETIVAVAGLAGVLILDIFV from the coding sequence ATGACCATTATTCTTGTATTACTCAGTATTGCTATTTTAGTGCTGCTGATAGTCTGGGCAAAGCTCAATCCATTTTTAGCATTTCTGATATCATCCATTGTTGCAGGATTTCTTTTGGGACTTCCCGCAGACCAGATAGCCGGCTCTGTGCAGCGGGGGATGGGAGGATTACTCGGAGACTTGGTCATAGTGATCGTCATGGGCGCCATGCTTGGCAAACTGGTAGCAGAAAGTGGAGCTGCACAAAAGATTGCAGGTGTGTTGATGAAAATTTTTGGGGAGAAACACATTACTTGGGCGATGTCCTTTACCGGACTGATCGTCGGCATTCCACTTTTCTATAATGTAGGTTTTGTGCTCTTAGTACCCTTGGCTTTCACGGTAGCATACCAGTACAAAATCTCTGCAGTTTATGTAGGCATTCCACTGCTGGCTGCACTATCTGTCACTCACGGATTTCTTCCCCCACACCCATCCCCCGCAGCTTTGGTAGCCCAATTTGACGCGAATATGGGTTTAACTCTGTTTTACGGCTTTTCGATAGCTATTCCTACTATTGTAATAGCAGGTCCTCTTTTCGCACGGACTCTGAAAAACATGAAAGCCAGCCCACTCAAAACTTTTCAGGCAGAAACCAAACCTGAATCAGAACTCCCAAGTTCGGCAAATAGCTTTTTCACCGCTTTGCTCCCTGTATTTTTACTGGTAGGCACTACGGCATTGAACCTAAACATTTCTGAGGAAAGCAACCTCGCTCCTATCGTTGCATTTGTGGCAGATCCGGGAATAGTCATGTTGATCTCTGTACTTATTGCCACCTATACCTTGGGGTTAAGAAGAAACTTTGGTATGAAGCAGATCATGGAAATCTATACAGTAGCGACTAAAGATATCGCCATGATTTTATTGATCGTAGCAGGTGCCGGCGCATTAAAGCAGATTTTTACCGATACTGGCGTCAGTCTGGTAATCGCAGAAGGATTGCAATCATGGGACATCCATCCGCTGATCCTAGCTTGGATTATTACCGCCATTATTAGAGTATGCGTCGGCTCAGCGACTGTTGCCGGATTGACTACAGCGGGCATTATCGCTCCACTTGTAACTACAATGAATGTGGATCCGAATCTCTTGGTACTTTCCATCGGAGCAGGAAGCCTGATGTTCTCACACTTCAACGATGCCGGATTCTGGATGTATAAGGAGTTTTTCAATGTAAGCATCAAAGACACCATCAAATCATGGTCTCTGATGGAAACCATCGTAGCCGTAGCCGGCTTGGCAGGGGTTCTGATCCTCGACATTTTTGTATAA
- a CDS encoding T9SS type A sorting domain-containing protein has product MERQGHTSAQEAIFPCRIYFIFPAVVFWCLCFHTSFCQEIGSCRTVASGNFENPAIWQVYDGSTWAAVTIKPTFLNDIYIDQTHTVTLTGNEEVKSLFINAETNAGEKLNLNGFNLNVYGTLQAFSGSAPGIPSGSWNSQNWIGNSAASTITFKGTSRTIIQKNTWSGFTTQSRYSVIFDPGEGSTLTIEEPFKAVKFIVRSGILFQKSDDSVVPNFCSTLSFNTETTFYPSGPFGDFIIEPNGTLITECNQNIIARSISGSVSANLFDLQPGGELILSGTSPQIEAANLELNGKVTFRKNSGSQNFISKSFPGSAVPVTFHDLEIQGSQDVILPATLFLRGNMTQSGSGQFIANNTHLTLEESHNQDIAGFSLSPQDLTVNKSGGKVILEDNLFVIRNLTMEDGVLNFQDNTLTINSSNAGLLNYQSGSWENLASFTYANAPTVFTATNGTFPFGDRYQGGIRKVQLLGTNSGGNLTVNYTEYSGADYAPDFNDTDGTPILYRLFSYFDFSGLNPSSTPLDLKISADKLIVDEPEDLRLVGTGYATPGSHIESTDEVNLWAIRNLTFDDLPGRNFTVGSTTTLSILPITWLSVSAKPENNFVQIQWLIAAEKDIEKFEIYSSENPLDTLVKIGELPSLGNSDVPVSYSYKDETLRSFSPIYYQIKSVDISGHINWSNTVRLENSHEAINNQFSIFPSPHLSGKIHLTLPEGLNPQNAQISIFTSQGRLVSSFSYNEFLLLEKLEHTNPGFYVIIISTPKITAQIKWIKL; this is encoded by the coding sequence ATGGAAAGACAGGGCCATACATCAGCCCAAGAGGCAATTTTTCCATGCCGAATATACTTCATATTCCCGGCAGTTGTTTTCTGGTGTCTATGTTTCCACACTTCATTTTGTCAAGAAATCGGTTCCTGCCGAACAGTTGCTTCGGGAAATTTTGAAAATCCGGCGATATGGCAAGTATACGATGGATCAACATGGGCAGCCGTTACCATAAAGCCTACCTTTCTAAATGATATTTACATAGATCAAACTCACACAGTCACTCTGACAGGCAACGAGGAAGTGAAAAGCTTATTCATTAATGCTGAAACAAATGCAGGAGAAAAATTGAATCTGAATGGATTCAATTTAAACGTGTACGGAACACTACAGGCTTTTTCCGGATCCGCACCCGGTATTCCGTCAGGATCATGGAATAGCCAAAACTGGATCGGTAATTCTGCCGCAAGCACCATCACTTTCAAAGGTACTTCAAGGACAATTATCCAAAAAAATACTTGGAGTGGATTTACTACACAAAGTCGGTATTCAGTAATATTTGATCCCGGAGAGGGGAGTACTCTGACAATTGAAGAGCCTTTTAAAGCTGTTAAGTTCATTGTTAGATCAGGGATACTGTTTCAAAAGTCGGATGATTCTGTAGTTCCCAATTTTTGCTCAACCCTTTCCTTTAATACCGAAACGACCTTCTATCCTTCTGGACCATTCGGTGACTTCATCATTGAACCAAACGGAACATTAATTACTGAATGCAATCAGAATATAATAGCCAGATCAATTTCAGGATCAGTGAGTGCCAACCTCTTCGATCTCCAGCCCGGAGGTGAGCTAATACTTTCAGGAACCTCTCCACAAATTGAAGCTGCAAATCTGGAATTAAACGGAAAAGTTACATTTAGAAAAAACTCAGGTTCTCAAAATTTTATATCCAAGTCCTTCCCAGGTTCAGCAGTGCCCGTCACATTTCACGATCTGGAGATTCAAGGTTCCCAGGATGTCATCCTCCCGGCTACTTTGTTTCTTCGGGGCAATATGACTCAATCAGGTTCAGGGCAATTTATTGCAAACAACACGCATCTAACACTGGAGGAGTCCCATAATCAAGACATTGCAGGCTTTTCACTAAGCCCACAAGATTTGACAGTGAATAAGTCGGGAGGCAAGGTTATCTTAGAAGACAACTTGTTTGTTATCAGAAACTTAACAATGGAAGACGGGGTTTTGAACTTCCAAGACAACACCCTAACCATTAACAGCTCTAATGCGGGCCTTCTAAATTATCAAAGCGGATCTTGGGAGAACCTAGCTTCTTTCACTTACGCCAATGCTCCTACTGTCTTTACAGCCACAAACGGCACTTTCCCATTTGGTGATAGATACCAAGGTGGTATTCGAAAAGTTCAGCTTCTCGGTACAAATTCAGGCGGAAATCTAACCGTCAACTATACTGAATATTCAGGAGCTGATTACGCTCCCGATTTCAATGACACAGATGGAACACCCATACTTTACCGCCTTTTCAGCTACTTCGATTTCTCTGGGCTAAACCCAAGCTCAACTCCCTTGGATCTGAAAATCTCTGCAGACAAATTGATCGTCGATGAACCGGAAGATCTCCGATTGGTTGGCACCGGATATGCTACTCCCGGGAGCCACATCGAAAGTACAGATGAAGTCAACCTTTGGGCAATCCGAAATCTGACTTTTGACGATCTTCCGGGCAGAAACTTCACTGTCGGCAGCACCACTACACTCAGCATATTGCCGATCACTTGGCTCTCTGTTTCTGCCAAACCCGAAAATAATTTCGTCCAAATTCAATGGTTAATAGCTGCTGAAAAAGATATTGAAAAATTTGAAATCTATAGCTCAGAAAACCCGTTGGATACACTTGTGAAAATCGGGGAATTGCCTAGTCTAGGCAATTCTGACGTACCCGTATCCTATTCCTATAAAGATGAAACCCTTCGAAGCTTCTCTCCAATCTACTATCAAATTAAAAGTGTAGATATTTCGGGACATATTAATTGGAGCAACACAGTCCGGTTAGAGAATAGCCACGAAGCGATAAATAATCAATTCTCAATTTTCCCAAGCCCTCATCTGTCCGGAAAAATCCACTTAACACTACCCGAAGGTCTTAATCCCCAAAATGCGCAAATCAGTATTTTTACCAGTCAGGGACGTTTGGTTTCATCCTTTAGTTATAATGAATTTCTACTTTTAGAAAAATTAGAACATACAAATCCGGGTTTTTATGTAATCATCATCTCAACCCCTAAAATTACCGCCCAAATCAAATGGATTAAGCTCTAA
- a CDS encoding DUF4105 domain-containing protein produces the protein MILKKTVVSLFFLLTVSGLCPVIADQYQISLLTCDPGEEIYSSFGHSGIRVIDLTTGRDMVFNYGTFDFGAPNFVLNFAGGRLDYYLSVSTFDRFIAEYDYFNRSVREQILDLNEQQKLDLIRFLETNYLPENRAYRYDFFFDNCATRVRDAISAVLGDQLVWHDEEQEAVDKSFRELIDEMVYYMTWSDLGIDLALGSRLDRDATPLEEQFLPKYVEGAFSRAEIQGDGPSRPLVKESRAILDFEKPEGSFGAVNPYWIFWVVAIIFTVLTFVGFKKKKLYIGFDVSLFGILGVIGLVMAWLWVYSLIPSTKWNWNILWAFPGHLVLALALLKKTVKPWVLHYLLFALIMADAAVVFWILGWQSFHPSLVPLLLVIILRTNYLYYNLGKFKKVK, from the coding sequence ATGATTTTGAAAAAAACAGTTGTTAGTTTATTTTTTTTACTGACTGTCAGTGGTTTGTGTCCTGTGATTGCAGATCAATACCAAATAAGTTTGCTTACTTGCGATCCGGGAGAGGAGATTTACAGCTCATTTGGCCATAGTGGAATAAGGGTGATTGACCTCACTACGGGCAGAGATATGGTATTCAACTACGGTACTTTTGACTTCGGCGCACCTAATTTTGTGTTGAATTTTGCCGGTGGCAGGCTTGATTATTATCTCTCTGTTTCCACTTTTGATCGCTTTATTGCAGAGTATGATTATTTTAACAGAAGTGTGCGGGAGCAAATTCTTGATCTCAATGAGCAGCAGAAATTGGATTTGATCAGATTTCTGGAGACAAATTATTTGCCTGAGAACAGAGCTTATCGCTACGATTTTTTCTTTGATAATTGCGCCACCAGAGTGAGGGACGCTATCAGTGCAGTGCTGGGGGATCAGCTGGTCTGGCATGATGAGGAACAGGAAGCTGTGGATAAGAGCTTTCGTGAGCTGATCGATGAAATGGTCTATTATATGACTTGGTCCGATCTGGGGATTGATTTGGCATTGGGCTCCCGTCTAGACAGAGACGCTACACCGTTGGAAGAACAATTTTTGCCAAAATATGTTGAGGGAGCCTTTTCGAGAGCAGAGATCCAAGGAGATGGTCCTTCCCGTCCGTTGGTAAAAGAAAGTAGGGCTATTTTGGATTTTGAAAAACCGGAAGGCTCTTTTGGAGCAGTCAACCCTTATTGGATCTTTTGGGTGGTAGCGATCATTTTTACAGTCCTCACCTTTGTAGGCTTCAAGAAGAAAAAGCTCTATATAGGTTTTGATGTGTCCTTATTTGGAATATTGGGGGTTATAGGCTTAGTGATGGCTTGGCTTTGGGTTTACTCATTGATTCCATCTACCAAGTGGAACTGGAATATTCTATGGGCTTTTCCGGGGCATCTGGTGTTGGCGCTGGCTTTGCTCAAAAAAACCGTTAAACCCTGGGTATTGCACTATTTGCTTTTTGCCTTGATCATGGCGGATGCGGCTGTGGTTTTCTGGATTTTGGGTTGGCAGTCTTTTCATCCCAGTCTTGTCCCCTTGCTTTTGGTAATTATTCTTAGGACGAACTATTTGTATTATAATCTTGGGAAGTTTAAGAAGGTGAAATAA
- the uvrB gene encoding excinuclease ABC subunit UvrB, translating to MEFKLTSDYQPTGDQPKAIEQLTAGVNNGDQAQVLLGVTGSGKTFTVANLIQQTQKPTLVLSHNKTLAAQLYGEFKQFFPENAVEYFISYYDYYQPEAFIPTSGTYIEKDLSINEEIEKLRLSASSALLTGRRDVIVVASVSCIYGIGNPDEFGKNVIRLQEGDRIPRNQFLFKLVDILYSRTQHELTRGTFRVKGDTVDIFVAYADWGYRIFFWGDEIEAIQRFDPATGKKLNDEKIISIFPANLFVTGKDTLQTAIHEIQHDMVDQVNFFEREGRFAEAKRLQERTEFDLEMMRELGYCSGVENYSRYFDRRAPGARPFCLIDYFPDDFLLVVDESHVTLPQVRAMWGGDRSRKVNLVDFGFRLPSALDNRPLKFEEFQELTNQVIYVSATPADYELSLTEGVVVEQIIRPTGLLDPTIEVRPSQNQIDDLLEEIDQTIKAGARTLVTTLTKRMAEELQKFLERAGVKSRYIHSEVKTLDRVEILRELRLGIFDVLVGVNLLREGLDLPEVSLVAILDADKEGFLRNERSLVQTIGRAARNSEGRVIMYADKITHSMQLAIDETKRRRAIQIEYNTEHGITPTTVVKSHDKIMGQTKVADSKKNAKFYAEPMPGEERMVADPVVQYLSKDKLEKLIQQTQKLMEKAAKELNFMEAARLRDEWQSQKSRLEQLNRGVSK from the coding sequence ATGGAATTCAAACTTACCTCAGATTATCAACCTACAGGCGATCAGCCGAAAGCTATAGAACAGCTGACCGCAGGTGTGAATAATGGCGATCAGGCGCAGGTTTTGCTAGGTGTGACAGGTTCAGGCAAAACGTTTACTGTAGCCAATCTGATTCAGCAGACGCAGAAGCCAACCCTGGTCCTAAGTCATAACAAGACCTTAGCGGCTCAGCTATATGGAGAGTTCAAGCAGTTTTTCCCTGAAAATGCCGTCGAATACTTTATTTCTTACTACGATTATTATCAGCCGGAAGCATTTATCCCTACTTCGGGGACTTATATAGAGAAGGATCTTTCGATCAACGAGGAGATTGAGAAACTTCGGTTGAGTGCTTCTTCGGCATTACTGACAGGACGTAGAGATGTGATCGTGGTGGCATCTGTATCCTGTATTTATGGTATAGGAAATCCCGATGAGTTCGGAAAAAATGTCATAAGACTTCAGGAAGGAGATAGAATTCCAAGGAATCAGTTTCTTTTCAAGCTCGTAGATATTTTATATAGCAGAACCCAGCATGAGCTGACACGGGGAACTTTTCGGGTGAAAGGAGATACAGTGGATATCTTTGTAGCTTATGCGGATTGGGGATACAGGATTTTCTTCTGGGGAGATGAGATCGAGGCGATTCAGCGTTTTGATCCGGCTACAGGCAAAAAACTAAATGACGAAAAGATCATCTCGATATTTCCTGCCAATTTATTTGTAACAGGTAAGGATACATTGCAAACTGCCATTCATGAAATACAACATGACATGGTGGATCAGGTAAATTTCTTTGAAAGAGAAGGTCGTTTCGCTGAGGCAAAACGGCTTCAGGAACGAACAGAATTCGATCTGGAAATGATGCGTGAACTGGGCTACTGTTCTGGGGTGGAGAATTACTCAAGGTATTTTGACAGAAGAGCCCCCGGAGCGAGACCATTCTGCCTGATAGATTATTTTCCGGATGATTTTCTGTTAGTTGTAGATGAAAGCCATGTGACTTTACCGCAGGTACGTGCCATGTGGGGCGGTGATAGATCCAGAAAAGTCAACTTGGTGGATTTTGGTTTTAGACTTCCTTCAGCATTGGATAATCGGCCTTTGAAGTTCGAGGAATTTCAAGAACTAACCAATCAGGTGATCTACGTATCTGCTACTCCGGCGGATTATGAATTGTCGTTGACAGAAGGAGTGGTGGTAGAGCAAATCATACGCCCAACGGGGCTTTTGGATCCGACCATTGAAGTGAGACCAAGTCAAAATCAGATTGATGATCTGCTGGAGGAAATAGACCAGACAATTAAAGCTGGGGCGAGAACACTGGTGACTACATTGACAAAACGGATGGCTGAAGAACTTCAGAAATTCCTTGAAAGGGCAGGCGTGAAGTCCCGGTATATACACTCCGAGGTGAAGACTCTGGATCGGGTGGAGATCTTGCGTGAATTACGTCTGGGGATCTTTGATGTACTAGTGGGGGTGAATTTGCTGAGAGAAGGATTGGATCTACCGGAAGTCTCTCTGGTGGCAATTCTTGATGCTGACAAGGAAGGTTTCTTGAGAAATGAACGTAGCCTGGTGCAGACTATCGGACGTGCAGCCCGTAATTCTGAAGGACGGGTGATTATGTATGCGGATAAAATCACCCATTCTATGCAATTGGCGATTGATGAGACGAAAAGAAGGCGGGCAATACAGATTGAATACAATACCGAACATGGTATCACGCCTACTACGGTAGTGAAATCCCATGATAAAATCATGGGCCAGACCAAGGTGGCGGATTCAAAGAAAAACGCAAAGTTCTATGCCGAACCTATGCCAGGCGAAGAAAGAATGGTAGCAGACCCTGTGGTGCAATACTTAAGTAAGGATAAGCTGGAGAAGCTGATTCAGCAAACACAGAAGCTGATGGAGAAAGCCGCAAAGGAACTAAATTTCATGGAAGCTGCACGCCTTCGGGACGAATGGCAATCCCAAAAATCCAGATTGGAACAATTGAATCGGGGAGTAAGCAAGTAG
- a CDS encoding helix-turn-helix domain-containing protein yields MTLQDVRVLAARGEGLRIEFKKKAAFPEKIVRELIAFANTSGGDLLIGVEDDGTVSGQRYIEEEIFVMEKAIKELVFPRLEYELYSLKLNEKKGVAIFTVPVSAQRPHYLKEKDRKQAFIRVADRSVKASREVWEILRRGKTPRDMVFTYGRNEEILMKALDESDKITLNEFAKLANLSRFMASKTLVRLVLANVLQIHPQESADYFTLKDSGV; encoded by the coding sequence ATGACGCTGCAGGATGTGAGGGTACTCGCTGCCAGAGGTGAGGGGCTGAGAATCGAATTTAAGAAGAAAGCGGCTTTTCCCGAGAAAATTGTCCGTGAACTGATTGCCTTCGCCAATACCTCGGGAGGAGATCTGCTGATAGGAGTGGAGGATGATGGGACTGTGAGCGGTCAGCGCTACATAGAAGAGGAGATTTTTGTGATGGAAAAGGCCATTAAGGAGCTTGTTTTTCCAAGGTTGGAATACGAGTTGTATTCACTGAAATTAAATGAGAAGAAGGGTGTGGCAATCTTCACGGTTCCGGTAAGTGCCCAGCGTCCACATTATCTTAAAGAGAAAGACAGAAAGCAGGCTTTCATCCGTGTGGCGGACCGCTCTGTGAAGGCGAGTAGGGAGGTATGGGAGATTTTGAGGAGAGGAAAAACTCCCAGAGATATGGTTTTTACTTATGGGAGAAATGAAGAAATCCTAATGAAGGCTCTTGACGAGTCCGATAAAATCACACTCAATGAATTTGCTAAGTTGGCCAATCTGTCAAGATTTATGGCATCCAAAACATTGGTCCGGTTGGTTCTGGCCAATGTGCTTCAGATTCACCCTCAGGAATCTGCCGATTATTTTACGCTGAAAGATTCGGGAGTTTAA